In the genome of Manis javanica isolate MJ-LG chromosome 17, MJ_LKY, whole genome shotgun sequence, one region contains:
- the CD22 gene encoding B-cell receptor CD22 isoform X3: protein MGNENNWMMSPNFSDAARSLKREDTRKQPRPPPGHNTMHLLGSSLLLLEYVAFSDSLGWKFEHPDILYAWEGACVWIPCRYTILRGGSILENLTMYHNPKYDNVTKTYNGTILYQKTKTGTLSSQPKRVQFLGNMKDNCTLRIDSVSVHDSGQLGLRMVSKNDKWMEFIGLNVSQIAPPPHIQLPPEIREGQEVTLTCLLSYACFGYQIKLRWSLEGSDVTSTSLTTKTVSTQSKLTFQPQWIDHSKNLTCQLLDLEAEKILSKETVRLDVKYPPKEVTTVIQNLTPIREGDSVTLFCNYNSSNPAVTRYEWSSQGPWKEPSPGVLMIQKVAWNAGPIVCRACNQWCSEAPAVHLDVQYAPRDVRVRPGNVTPEIHSGHPVFLQCDFSSSRPADVSFFWEKNGILLKEGRELSFHSISPEDAGNYKCLVNNSIGQTTSEAWRLQVLYAPRKLHVSISPKEVMEGKKAVLTCESDANPPISQYTWFDWNNQNLQHYDRTLRLDPVKVQHSGAYRCEGHNHLGKGQSPPSTLTVYYSPETISRRVAMGVGFCLAIFLLAIWGVKLQRSWKRIQSQQGLQENSSGQSFFVRNKKIRRAPISEGPPSLGCYNPVMEDTISYAALRFPVDETDTPRTGDAGTSETQGPSLNRDDTVTYSVVQKCRAGDYENVIPDVPEDEGIHYSELVHLGVGEQPLSREGVEYVTLKH from the exons ATGGGGAATGAGAATAACTGGATGATGTCACCAAACT TCTCAGATGCTGCAAGGTCTCTGAAGAGGGAAGACACGAGGAAACAG CCCAGGCCCCCGCCTGGACACAACACCATGCACCTCCTTGGCTCCTCGCTCCTGCTCCTTG AATATGTGGCTTTCTCTGACTCATTGGGCTGGAAGTTTGAGCACCCCGACATCCTGTACGCCTGGGAGGGGGCCTGCGTCTGGATTCCCTGCCGCTACACAATCCTGAGGGGTGGAAGCATCCTGGAAAACCTGACCATGTACCACAATCCTAAGTATGACAATGTTACCAAGACCTACAATGGGACCATCCTTTACCAGAAAACAAAGACTGGGACGTTATCTTCTCAGCCAAAAAGGGTACAATTCCTGGGAAATATGAAAGATAACTGCACCCTACGTATCGACTCTGTGTCCGTCCACGACAGTGGTCAACTGGGCCTGAGGATGGTATCGAAGAATGACAAATGGATGGAGTTTATAGGCCTCAACGTTTCTC AGATAGCTCCTCCACCTCACATTCAGCTCCCTCCGGAAATCCGGGAGGGGCAGGAAGTCACTCTGACCTGCCTTCTGAGTTATGCCTGCTTTGGGTACCAGATCAAATTGCGGTGGTCCCTGGAGGGGTCTGATGTCACCTCAACCTCCCTGACCACCAAGActgtctccacccagagcaaGCTCACATTCCAGCCACAGTGGATTGACCACAGCAAGAATCTGACCTGCCAGCTCTTGGATCTGGAAGCAGAGAAGATACTCTCTAAGGAGACCGTGAGGCTGGATGTGAAGT ATCCCCCCAAAGAGGTAACTACAGTGATTCAAAACCTCACACCGATTCgagagggagacagtgtgacCCTGTTCTGTAACTACAATTCCAGTAACCCCGCAGTTACCCGATATGAATGGAGCTCCCAAGGCCCCTGGAAGGAGCCATCCCCCGGAGTGCTAATGATTCAGAAGGTTGCCTGGAATGCTGGGCCAATAGTCTGCAGAGCCTGTAACCAGTGGTGTTCAGAGGCTCCTGCCGTCCACCTGGATGTCCAGT ATGCCCCCAGAGATGTCAGGGTCCGGCCAGGCAACGTCACTCCTGAGATTCATTCTGGGCACCCAGTCTTCCTCCAATGTGACTTCTCAAGTAGCCGTCCTGCAGATGTCAGCTTCTTCTGGGAGAAAAACGGAATCCttctgaaggaaggaagagaactgAGCTTTCACTCCATCTCTCCAGAAGATGCTGGAAATTACAAGTGCTTGGTCAACAACTCCATAGGACAGACCACGTCTGAGGCCTGGAGGCTGCAAGTGCTGT ATGCGCCTCGGAAGCTGCACGTGTCCATCAGCCCAAAGGAGGTGATGGAGGGGAAGAAGGCAGTCTTGACATGTGAGAGTGACGCCAACCCTCCCATCTCCCAGTACACCTGGTTTGACTGGAATAACCAAAACCTCCAACATTATGATCGGACGCTGAGATTGGACCCCGTGAAGGTCCAGCACTCAGGCGCCTATCGGTGTGAGGGGCACAACCATCTGGGCAAGGGCCAGTCGCCCCCCAGCACCCTCACTGTCTACT ATAGCCCGGAGACCATCAGCAGGCGCGTGGCCATGGGAGTGGGGTTCTGCCTGGCCATCTTCCTCCTGGCAATCTGGGGAGTCAAGCTTCAGCGAAG CTGGAAGAGGATTCAAAGCCAGCAGGGACTCCAGGAAAATTCTAGCGGGCAGAGCTTCTTTgtgaggaataagaag ATTAGAAGGGCCCCCATCTCTGAAGGTCCCCCCTCCCTGGGGTGCTACAATCCAGTGATGGAAGACACCATCAGCTACGCGGCCTTGCGCTTTCCTGTTGATGAGACTGACACACCGAGAACTGG AGACGCAGGGACCTCAGAGACACAGGGACCTTCCCTAAACAGGGACGACACGGTCACTTACTCTGTGGTGCAGAAATGTCGAGCG GGTGACTATGAGAACGTGATTCCGGATGTTCCAGAAGACGAGGGGATACACTACTCAGAGCTGGTTCATTTGGGGGTCGGAGAGCAGCCCCTGAGCCGGGAAGGAGTGGAATATGTGACCCTCAAGCACTGA
- the CD22 gene encoding B-cell receptor CD22 isoform X1, producing the protein MGNENNWMMSPNFSDAARSLKREDTRKQPRPPPGHNTMHLLGSSLLLLEYVAFSDSLGWKFEHPDILYAWEGACVWIPCRYTILRGGSILENLTMYHNPKYDNVTKTYNGTILYQKTKTGTLSSQPKRVQFLGNMKDNCTLRIDSVSVHDSGQLGLRMVSKNDKWMEFIGLNVSQIAPPPHIQLPPEIREGQEVTLTCLLSYACFGYQIKLRWSLEGSDVTSTSLTTKTVSTQSKLTFQPQWIDHSKNLTCQLLDLEAEKILSKETVRLDVKYIPRLKIEVSPREAIVTEGQSVTMTCQIISSNPGYRNITWFKDGTPLRKEEVHREQETLTLILSTVTKEMSGNYQCEACNDIGPGKSQVTLQVHYAPGPSTVWIHSSPAKEGKKVELTCTSQANPPPTNYTWYHNGIKVPAMTDRAFPISAVLLRHAGNYSCLAENSLGPGQVGQYAELDVQYPPKEVTTVIQNLTPIREGDSVTLFCNYNSSNPAVTRYEWSSQGPWKEPSPGVLMIQKVAWNAGPIVCRACNQWCSEAPAVHLDVQYAPRDVRVRPGNVTPEIHSGHPVFLQCDFSSSRPADVSFFWEKNGILLKEGRELSFHSISPEDAGNYKCLVNNSIGQTTSEAWRLQVLYAPRKLHVSISPKEVMEGKKAVLTCESDANPPISQYTWFDWNNQNLQHYDRTLRLDPVKVQHSGAYRCEGHNHLGKGQSPPSTLTVYYSPETISRRVAMGVGFCLAIFLLAIWGVKLQRSWKRIQSQQGLQENSSGQSFFVRNKKIRRAPISEGPPSLGCYNPVMEDTISYAALRFPVDETDTPRTGDAGTSETQGPSLNRDDTVTYSVVQKCRAGDYENVIPDVPEDEGIHYSELVHLGVGEQPLSREGVEYVTLKH; encoded by the exons ATGGGGAATGAGAATAACTGGATGATGTCACCAAACT TCTCAGATGCTGCAAGGTCTCTGAAGAGGGAAGACACGAGGAAACAG CCCAGGCCCCCGCCTGGACACAACACCATGCACCTCCTTGGCTCCTCGCTCCTGCTCCTTG AATATGTGGCTTTCTCTGACTCATTGGGCTGGAAGTTTGAGCACCCCGACATCCTGTACGCCTGGGAGGGGGCCTGCGTCTGGATTCCCTGCCGCTACACAATCCTGAGGGGTGGAAGCATCCTGGAAAACCTGACCATGTACCACAATCCTAAGTATGACAATGTTACCAAGACCTACAATGGGACCATCCTTTACCAGAAAACAAAGACTGGGACGTTATCTTCTCAGCCAAAAAGGGTACAATTCCTGGGAAATATGAAAGATAACTGCACCCTACGTATCGACTCTGTGTCCGTCCACGACAGTGGTCAACTGGGCCTGAGGATGGTATCGAAGAATGACAAATGGATGGAGTTTATAGGCCTCAACGTTTCTC AGATAGCTCCTCCACCTCACATTCAGCTCCCTCCGGAAATCCGGGAGGGGCAGGAAGTCACTCTGACCTGCCTTCTGAGTTATGCCTGCTTTGGGTACCAGATCAAATTGCGGTGGTCCCTGGAGGGGTCTGATGTCACCTCAACCTCCCTGACCACCAAGActgtctccacccagagcaaGCTCACATTCCAGCCACAGTGGATTGACCACAGCAAGAATCTGACCTGCCAGCTCTTGGATCTGGAAGCAGAGAAGATACTCTCTAAGGAGACCGTGAGGCTGGATGTGAAGT ACATCCCAAGGTTGAAGATTGAGGTGAGTCCCAGAGAGGCCATTGTAACAGAGGGGCAGTCTGTGACCATGACGTGCCAGATCATCAGCAGCAACCCAGGGTACCGGAATATAACCTGGTTCAAGGATGGGACCCCACTGAGGAAGGAGGAGGTGCACAGGGAGCAGGAGACGCTCACGCTGATTCTGTCCACTGTGACCAAGGAGATGAGTGGAAACTACCAGTGTGAGGCCTGCAATGATATAGGCCCAGGAAAGTCCCAAGTGACCCTCCAAGTGCACT ACGCTCCAGGACCTTCCACGGTTTGGATCCACTCCTCCCCAGCTAAGGAGGGCAAGAAAGTAGAGCTGACTTGTACATCACAGGCCAATCCTCCTCCAACAAATTATACCTGGTATCACAATGGGATCAAAGTGCCGGCGATGACAGACAGGGCCTTCCCGATCTCAGCGGTCCTCCTCCGGCACGCTGGGAATTATTCCTGCCTGGCAGAAAACAGCCTTGGTCCTGGGCAAGTGGGCCAGTATGCGGAGTTAGATGTCCAAT ATCCCCCCAAAGAGGTAACTACAGTGATTCAAAACCTCACACCGATTCgagagggagacagtgtgacCCTGTTCTGTAACTACAATTCCAGTAACCCCGCAGTTACCCGATATGAATGGAGCTCCCAAGGCCCCTGGAAGGAGCCATCCCCCGGAGTGCTAATGATTCAGAAGGTTGCCTGGAATGCTGGGCCAATAGTCTGCAGAGCCTGTAACCAGTGGTGTTCAGAGGCTCCTGCCGTCCACCTGGATGTCCAGT ATGCCCCCAGAGATGTCAGGGTCCGGCCAGGCAACGTCACTCCTGAGATTCATTCTGGGCACCCAGTCTTCCTCCAATGTGACTTCTCAAGTAGCCGTCCTGCAGATGTCAGCTTCTTCTGGGAGAAAAACGGAATCCttctgaaggaaggaagagaactgAGCTTTCACTCCATCTCTCCAGAAGATGCTGGAAATTACAAGTGCTTGGTCAACAACTCCATAGGACAGACCACGTCTGAGGCCTGGAGGCTGCAAGTGCTGT ATGCGCCTCGGAAGCTGCACGTGTCCATCAGCCCAAAGGAGGTGATGGAGGGGAAGAAGGCAGTCTTGACATGTGAGAGTGACGCCAACCCTCCCATCTCCCAGTACACCTGGTTTGACTGGAATAACCAAAACCTCCAACATTATGATCGGACGCTGAGATTGGACCCCGTGAAGGTCCAGCACTCAGGCGCCTATCGGTGTGAGGGGCACAACCATCTGGGCAAGGGCCAGTCGCCCCCCAGCACCCTCACTGTCTACT ATAGCCCGGAGACCATCAGCAGGCGCGTGGCCATGGGAGTGGGGTTCTGCCTGGCCATCTTCCTCCTGGCAATCTGGGGAGTCAAGCTTCAGCGAAG CTGGAAGAGGATTCAAAGCCAGCAGGGACTCCAGGAAAATTCTAGCGGGCAGAGCTTCTTTgtgaggaataagaag ATTAGAAGGGCCCCCATCTCTGAAGGTCCCCCCTCCCTGGGGTGCTACAATCCAGTGATGGAAGACACCATCAGCTACGCGGCCTTGCGCTTTCCTGTTGATGAGACTGACACACCGAGAACTGG AGACGCAGGGACCTCAGAGACACAGGGACCTTCCCTAAACAGGGACGACACGGTCACTTACTCTGTGGTGCAGAAATGTCGAGCG GGTGACTATGAGAACGTGATTCCGGATGTTCCAGAAGACGAGGGGATACACTACTCAGAGCTGGTTCATTTGGGGGTCGGAGAGCAGCCCCTGAGCCGGGAAGGAGTGGAATATGTGACCCTCAAGCACTGA
- the CD22 gene encoding B-cell receptor CD22 isoform X2, protein MHLLGSSLLLLEYVAFSDSLGWKFEHPDILYAWEGACVWIPCRYTILRGGSILENLTMYHNPKYDNVTKTYNGTILYQKTKTGTLSSQPKRVQFLGNMKDNCTLRIDSVSVHDSGQLGLRMVSKNDKWMEFIGLNVSQIAPPPHIQLPPEIREGQEVTLTCLLSYACFGYQIKLRWSLEGSDVTSTSLTTKTVSTQSKLTFQPQWIDHSKNLTCQLLDLEAEKILSKETVRLDVKYIPRLKIEVSPREAIVTEGQSVTMTCQIISSNPGYRNITWFKDGTPLRKEEVHREQETLTLILSTVTKEMSGNYQCEACNDIGPGKSQVTLQVHYAPGPSTVWIHSSPAKEGKKVELTCTSQANPPPTNYTWYHNGIKVPAMTDRAFPISAVLLRHAGNYSCLAENSLGPGQVGQYAELDVQYPPKEVTTVIQNLTPIREGDSVTLFCNYNSSNPAVTRYEWSSQGPWKEPSPGVLMIQKVAWNAGPIVCRACNQWCSEAPAVHLDVQYAPRDVRVRPGNVTPEIHSGHPVFLQCDFSSSRPADVSFFWEKNGILLKEGRELSFHSISPEDAGNYKCLVNNSIGQTTSEAWRLQVLYAPRKLHVSISPKEVMEGKKAVLTCESDANPPISQYTWFDWNNQNLQHYDRTLRLDPVKVQHSGAYRCEGHNHLGKGQSPPSTLTVYYSPETISRRVAMGVGFCLAIFLLAIWGVKLQRSWKRIQSQQGLQENSSGQSFFVRNKKIRRAPISEGPPSLGCYNPVMEDTISYAALRFPVDETDTPRTGDAGTSETQGPSLNRDDTVTYSVVQKCRAGDYENVIPDVPEDEGIHYSELVHLGVGEQPLSREGVEYVTLKH, encoded by the exons ATGCACCTCCTTGGCTCCTCGCTCCTGCTCCTTG AATATGTGGCTTTCTCTGACTCATTGGGCTGGAAGTTTGAGCACCCCGACATCCTGTACGCCTGGGAGGGGGCCTGCGTCTGGATTCCCTGCCGCTACACAATCCTGAGGGGTGGAAGCATCCTGGAAAACCTGACCATGTACCACAATCCTAAGTATGACAATGTTACCAAGACCTACAATGGGACCATCCTTTACCAGAAAACAAAGACTGGGACGTTATCTTCTCAGCCAAAAAGGGTACAATTCCTGGGAAATATGAAAGATAACTGCACCCTACGTATCGACTCTGTGTCCGTCCACGACAGTGGTCAACTGGGCCTGAGGATGGTATCGAAGAATGACAAATGGATGGAGTTTATAGGCCTCAACGTTTCTC AGATAGCTCCTCCACCTCACATTCAGCTCCCTCCGGAAATCCGGGAGGGGCAGGAAGTCACTCTGACCTGCCTTCTGAGTTATGCCTGCTTTGGGTACCAGATCAAATTGCGGTGGTCCCTGGAGGGGTCTGATGTCACCTCAACCTCCCTGACCACCAAGActgtctccacccagagcaaGCTCACATTCCAGCCACAGTGGATTGACCACAGCAAGAATCTGACCTGCCAGCTCTTGGATCTGGAAGCAGAGAAGATACTCTCTAAGGAGACCGTGAGGCTGGATGTGAAGT ACATCCCAAGGTTGAAGATTGAGGTGAGTCCCAGAGAGGCCATTGTAACAGAGGGGCAGTCTGTGACCATGACGTGCCAGATCATCAGCAGCAACCCAGGGTACCGGAATATAACCTGGTTCAAGGATGGGACCCCACTGAGGAAGGAGGAGGTGCACAGGGAGCAGGAGACGCTCACGCTGATTCTGTCCACTGTGACCAAGGAGATGAGTGGAAACTACCAGTGTGAGGCCTGCAATGATATAGGCCCAGGAAAGTCCCAAGTGACCCTCCAAGTGCACT ACGCTCCAGGACCTTCCACGGTTTGGATCCACTCCTCCCCAGCTAAGGAGGGCAAGAAAGTAGAGCTGACTTGTACATCACAGGCCAATCCTCCTCCAACAAATTATACCTGGTATCACAATGGGATCAAAGTGCCGGCGATGACAGACAGGGCCTTCCCGATCTCAGCGGTCCTCCTCCGGCACGCTGGGAATTATTCCTGCCTGGCAGAAAACAGCCTTGGTCCTGGGCAAGTGGGCCAGTATGCGGAGTTAGATGTCCAAT ATCCCCCCAAAGAGGTAACTACAGTGATTCAAAACCTCACACCGATTCgagagggagacagtgtgacCCTGTTCTGTAACTACAATTCCAGTAACCCCGCAGTTACCCGATATGAATGGAGCTCCCAAGGCCCCTGGAAGGAGCCATCCCCCGGAGTGCTAATGATTCAGAAGGTTGCCTGGAATGCTGGGCCAATAGTCTGCAGAGCCTGTAACCAGTGGTGTTCAGAGGCTCCTGCCGTCCACCTGGATGTCCAGT ATGCCCCCAGAGATGTCAGGGTCCGGCCAGGCAACGTCACTCCTGAGATTCATTCTGGGCACCCAGTCTTCCTCCAATGTGACTTCTCAAGTAGCCGTCCTGCAGATGTCAGCTTCTTCTGGGAGAAAAACGGAATCCttctgaaggaaggaagagaactgAGCTTTCACTCCATCTCTCCAGAAGATGCTGGAAATTACAAGTGCTTGGTCAACAACTCCATAGGACAGACCACGTCTGAGGCCTGGAGGCTGCAAGTGCTGT ATGCGCCTCGGAAGCTGCACGTGTCCATCAGCCCAAAGGAGGTGATGGAGGGGAAGAAGGCAGTCTTGACATGTGAGAGTGACGCCAACCCTCCCATCTCCCAGTACACCTGGTTTGACTGGAATAACCAAAACCTCCAACATTATGATCGGACGCTGAGATTGGACCCCGTGAAGGTCCAGCACTCAGGCGCCTATCGGTGTGAGGGGCACAACCATCTGGGCAAGGGCCAGTCGCCCCCCAGCACCCTCACTGTCTACT ATAGCCCGGAGACCATCAGCAGGCGCGTGGCCATGGGAGTGGGGTTCTGCCTGGCCATCTTCCTCCTGGCAATCTGGGGAGTCAAGCTTCAGCGAAG CTGGAAGAGGATTCAAAGCCAGCAGGGACTCCAGGAAAATTCTAGCGGGCAGAGCTTCTTTgtgaggaataagaag ATTAGAAGGGCCCCCATCTCTGAAGGTCCCCCCTCCCTGGGGTGCTACAATCCAGTGATGGAAGACACCATCAGCTACGCGGCCTTGCGCTTTCCTGTTGATGAGACTGACACACCGAGAACTGG AGACGCAGGGACCTCAGAGACACAGGGACCTTCCCTAAACAGGGACGACACGGTCACTTACTCTGTGGTGCAGAAATGTCGAGCG GGTGACTATGAGAACGTGATTCCGGATGTTCCAGAAGACGAGGGGATACACTACTCAGAGCTGGTTCATTTGGGGGTCGGAGAGCAGCCCCTGAGCCGGGAAGGAGTGGAATATGTGACCCTCAAGCACTGA